In Oryza sativa Japonica Group chromosome 3, ASM3414082v1, one DNA window encodes the following:
- the LOC4334298 gene encoding protein FAR1-RELATED SEQUENCE 6 isoform X1 — translation MADHAAASAAADADPSLRQGGDAADADEEEEEEEAAPSSAAGVGVGVGVEERCRAMMEVVKKDAVGGKWRVSKLVVEHNHEVEVAPCGEGEGEVAAAVPVMGMEFESVHAAKGFYYGYGERVGFKARTGSNRRSVGNGVMIMQRFLCSRGNYANRRNKANGLDELKEEEVQDGAAGKRKRGANNKRNPNPVKNNSEVIEVESSAEKGVGTAVPNNGQEARKMRGSKRGRTKKDVTEKDEKPVVELEAEKEDEVVAQDGDDVEEQKGEGEEEMEEEVQVEVQEKRGRGRPRKADAEGNALQARVLRELGLRASQYTNEERKKIVSKYLSKRQSRPVSARPAKIASHQALAERRKRGDGGRFLSSEGLTQPSERRSKRLEKQNLKKEDKGESKEDEIIEGEPDPEMEVVAGPGGEPKVGMVFLNEDKAYDCYVTYAGTVGFSVRKGWLEKTATNTTKSRAYVCSKEGFRSKSVSTDPKKPRPETRTGCLAHMTIKITVSGKYVVTEYVADHNHDLETPLVDIQVLRSHKLLAKLQQPPDPPRVVLIPNDYKNYVRTRHTKDMQLGDTQAIYEYLQRKKGEHPSFFYAIQVDEDDQLTNVFWADVKSILDYHYFGDVLCVDTRYSTSDHSRPLLLFIGVNHHKQPVIFGAALVYDESVESFKWLFETFKSAMSGKQPKTVMIDQSTAISEAVASVWPRTTQRFSLIHLYKNATKILRDAFQASETFADDFSMWLYGYEEEGDFLSSWEILSDKYNLKDNEWLGKLYADRERWALPYGRDSFCADIAAALRSDNNTDAILADLLKKETDFPSFFNNYDKLLENKRLAEQQADYLGVQMAQRVAPLRMLWQAANAYTPTLFEMFRLEFELTLTCMAYCCGEIGPISEYEVTVKNRPRDHFVRFDSSECMVVCSCKKFEFTGIPCCHVLKVLEVRNIKELPPHYILKRWRKDAQSESPRENYGFEAVDEDPRFLLSKRYSMLYRTFYKIAAKAAENIEAYTYMESQCDQFIEQVELLLQAKLHDKSSLSTILKVQQPNLFPNEASNSETRRVSSKKIKNVDTRRQQQSPLQSNKKKKGRQGLPEPEEAEVPLRVDPPTISNDIPNHLRTPTSQFLATSHIMQAPYIAQQFGLSSLQGFPGISPFGQLQEPAPAPLQQPHLQQPPFHSGPQIPQAPPPDIQSLQFLSSNPQLGHQATDQSQYTIPVWDFL, via the exons ATGGctgaccacgccgccgcctccgccgccgcggacgcggACCCCTCGCTCCGTCAGGGCGGGGACgctgctgatgctgatgaggaggaggaggaggaggaggcagcgccttcgtcggcggcgggggtgggggtgggggtgggggtggaggAGAGGTGCAGGGCGATGATGGAGGTGGTGAAGAAGGACGCGGTCGGGGGGAAGTGGAGGGTGTCGAAGCTGGTGGTGGAGCACAACCacgaggtggaggtggcgccgtgcggggagggggagggggaggtggcCGCGGCGGTGCCGGTGATGGGGATGGAGTTCGAATCCGTGCACGCCGCCAAGGGGTTCTACTACGGATACGGCGAGAGGGTGGGGTTCAAGGCGCGCACGGGCTCCAATCGCCGATCGGTTGGTAATGGCGTCATGATCATGCAGAGGTTCCTCTGCTCCAGAGGAAATTACGCCAATCGGAGGAACAAGGCAAATGGTTTGGATGAGTTGAAAGAGGAGGAGGTGCAGGATGGTGCTGCAGGCAAGAGGAAGAGGGGCGCCAATAATAAGAGGAATCCCAACCCTGTGAAAAATAACTCAGAGGTGATCGAAGTGGAGAGCTCTGCGGAGAAGGGTGTCGGGACAGCAGTCCCAAATAACGGGCAAGAGGCGCGCAAGATGAGGGGTTCTAAGAGGGGTAGGACTAAAAAGGATGTTACAGAGAAGGATGAGAAGCCTGTTGTCGAATTGGAGGCCGAAAAGGAGGACGAGGTGGTGGCGCAAGATGGTGATGATGTTGAGGAGCAgaaaggggaaggggaggaggaaatgGAAGAGGAGGTACAAGTGGAAGTGCaggaaaagagagggaggggaaggccGAGGAAAGCAGATGCCGAGGGCAATGCCCTGCAGGCACGTGTGCTGAGGGAACTCGGTTTGAGGGCATCACAGTACACTAatgaggagaggaagaagatagTTAGTAAGTACCTCTCAAAGCGACAGAGCAGACCTGTTTCGGCAAGGCCTGCCAAG ATCGCCTCACATCAAGCTTTGGCTGAAAGACGAAAACGTGGTGATGGAGGTAGATTTCTGTCAAGCGAAGGACTGACG CAACCTTCGGAAAGGCGCTCTAAACGTCTTGAAAAGCAAAATCTCAAAAAAGAAGATAAG GGTGAGAGTAAAGAAGATGAAATAATTGAAGGAGAACCAGATCCAGAAATGGAAGTAGTTGCTGGACCTGGAGGAGAACCAAAAGTTGGAATGGTTTTCCTGAATGAAGACAAGGCCTATGACTGCTATGTCACCTATGCTGGAACTGTGGGGTTCAGCGTCCGAAAAGGATGGTTGGAAAAAACAGCAACAAATACTACAAAATCTCGGGCATATGTCTGTTCTAAAGAGGGATTCCGCTCTAAAAGTGTCAGTACTGATCCCAAGAAGCCACGGCCAGAAACAAGAACTGGTTGTCTGGCACACATGACTATTAAAATCACTGTGAGTGGCAAATATGTAGTGACTGAGTATGTGGCTGATCATAATCATGATCTTGAAACTCCTTTGGTGGACATCCAGGTTCTGAGATCACATAAGTTATTAGCAAAGTTACAGCAGCCTCCAGATCCACCAAGAGTTGTTTTGATACCAAAtgattataaaaattatgtaaGGACAAGGCACACAAAAGATATGCAATTAGGTGATACCCAGGCAATTTATGAATATTTGCAGAGGAAGAAAGGTGAACATCCTTCTTTCTTTTATGCCATCCAAGTGGATGAAGATGACCAGTTGACAAATGTATTCTGGGCAGATGTTAAGTCGATTCTGGATTACCACTACTTTGGTGATGTACTGTGTGTTGACACAAGATATAGCACAAGTGATCATAGTAGGCCTCTATTGTTGTTTATTGGTGTTAACCATCATAAGCAGCCAGTCATATTTGGTGCAGCATTGGTTTATGATGAATCAGTTGAATCCTTCAAATGGTTGtttgaaactttcaaatctGCAATGAGTGGCAAGCAACCAAAAACAGTTATGATCGATCAATCTACAGCAATCAGTGAAGCAGTTGCTTCTGTTTGGCCAAGGACCACCCAGCGCTTTTCACTGATTCATTTATATAAAAATGCCACTAAGATATTAAGGGATGCCTTCCAAGCCTCGGAAACTTTTGCAGACGATTTTAGCATGTGGTTGTATGGCTatgaggaggagggggatttCTTGTCAAGCTGGGAAATCCTCTCAGATAAGTACAATCTAAAGGACAATGAGTGGCTAGGTAAATTGTATGCAGATAGAGAAAGATGGGCTTTACCTTATGGACGTGATTCATTCTGTGCAGATATTGCAGCCGCACTCCGAAGTGATAATAACACTGATGCTATACTGGCAGATCTTCTAAAGAAAGAAACGGATTTCCCATCCTTCTTTAACAATTATGACAAACTTTTGGAGAACAAACGCCTAGCTGAACAACAAGCTGACTACCTTGGGGTTCAAATGGCACAGAGAGTAGCACCTCTGCGGATGCTTTGGCAAGCTGCTAATGCATATACTCCTACACTTTTTGAGATGTTCAGGTTGGAATTTGAACTGACCTTGACTTGCATGGCTTATTGCTGTGGTGAGATTGGACCAATATCTGAGTATGAGGTAACTGTCAAAAACAGGCCCCGTGACCATTTTGTTAGATTTGACTCATCAGAATGTATGGTTGTTTGTAGCTGTAAGAAATTTGAATTCACAGGTATTCCATGTTGCCATGTACTGAAAGTTCTTGAGGTAAGAAATATTAAAGAACTTCCACCACACTACATTTTGAAAAGATGGAGAAAGGATGCTCAGAGTGAATCTCCGAGGGAGAACTATGGTTTTGAAGCTGTAGATGAAGATCCCAGGTTCTTGTTGTCTAAACGATACAGCATGTTGTATCGAACGTTCTACAAAATTGCAGCAAAAGCTGCCGAAAATATTGAAGCTTATACATACATGGAGAGCCAATGTGATCAGTTTATAGAGCAAGTTGAACTTCTATTGCAAGCAAAGTTACATGATAAATCTTCATTGAGCACTATACTGAAAGTTCAACAGCCAAATTTGTTTCCGAATGAAGCCAGCAACAGTGAAACTCGCAGAGTAAGTAGtaagaaaattaaaaatgtaGATACGCGTCGGCAGCAGCAAAGTCCTCTTCAATCAAATAAGAAGAAAAAGGGTAGACAAG GTCTACCGGAGCCTGAGGAGGCTGAAGTTCCGCTTAGGGTTGATCCTCCTACAATATCAAATGACATTCCAAATCATCTGAGAACTCCAACCAGTCAATTTCTTGCAACAAGCCATATAATGCAG GCACCGTATATTGCACAGCAATTCGGACTTAGCTCTCTTCAGGGATTTCCTGGCATATCACCATTTGGGCAG TTGCAGGAACCAGCACCTGCTCCTCTCCAGCAACCTCATCTACAGCAACCACCCTTTCATAGCGGTCCACAAATCCCCCAG GCCCCACCTCCGGACATCCAGTCATTGCAGTTTCTTAGCAGCAATCCTCAACTGGGTCACCAAGCCACGGATCAAAGCCAGTACACCATTCCAGTCTGGGATTTCCTGTGA
- the LOC4334298 gene encoding protein FAR1-RELATED SEQUENCE 6 isoform X2, with protein MADHAAASAAADADPSLRQGGDAADADEEEEEEEAAPSSAAGVGVGVGVEERCRAMMEVVKKDAVGGKWRVSKLVVEHNHEVEVAPCGEGEGEVAAAVPVMGMEFESVHAAKGFYYGYGERVGFKARTGSNRRSVGNGVMIMQRFLCSRGNYANRRNKANGLDELKEEEVQDGAAGKRKRGANNKRNPNPVKNNSEVIEVESSAEKGVGTAVPNNGQEARKMRGSKRGRTKKDVTEKDEKPVVELEAEKEDEVVAQDGDDVEEQKGEGEEEMEEEVQVEVQEKRGRGRPRKADAEGNALQARVLRELGLRASQYTNEERKKIVSKYLSKRQSRPVSARPAKIASHQALAERRKRGDGGRFLSSEGLTQPSERRSKRLEKQNLKKEDKGESKEDEIIEGEPDPEMEVVAGPGGEPKVGMVFLNEDKAYDCYVTYAGTVGFSVRKGWLEKTATNTTKSRAYVCSKEGFRSKSVSTDPKKPRPETRTGCLAHMTIKITVSGKYVVTEYVADHNHDLETPLVDIQVLRSHKLLAKLQQPPDPPRVVLIPNDYKNYVRTRHTKDMQLGDTQAIYEYLQRKKGEHPSFFYAIQVDEDDQLTNVFWADVKSILDYHYFGDVLCVDTRYSTSDHSRPLLLFIGVNHHKQPVIFGAALVYDESVESFKWLFETFKSAMSGKQPKTVMIDQSTAISEAVASVWPRTTQRFSLIHLYKNATKILRDAFQASETFADDFSMWLYGYEEEGDFLSSWEILSDKYNLKDNEWLGKLYADRERWALPYGRDSFCADIAAALRSDNNTDAILADLLKKETDFPSFFNNYDKLLENKRLAEQQADYLGVQMAQRVAPLRMLWQAANAYTPTLFEMFRLEFELTLTCMAYCCGEIGPISEYEVTVKNRPRDHFVRFDSSECMVVCSCKKFEFTGIPCCHVLKVLEVRNIKELPPHYILKRWRKDAQSESPRENYGFEAVDEDPRFLLSKRYSMLYRTFYKIAAKAAENIEAYTYMESQCDQFIEQVELLLQAKLHDKSSLSTILKVQQPNLFPNEASNSETRRVSSKKIKNVDTRRQQQSPLQSNKKKKGRQGLPEPEEAEVPLRVDPPTISNDIPNHLRTPTSQFLATSHIMQAPYIAQQFGLSSLQGFPGISPFGQEPAPAPLQQPHLQQPPFHSGPQIPQAPPPDIQSLQFLSSNPQLGHQATDQSQYTIPVWDFL; from the exons ATGGctgaccacgccgccgcctccgccgccgcggacgcggACCCCTCGCTCCGTCAGGGCGGGGACgctgctgatgctgatgaggaggaggaggaggaggaggcagcgccttcgtcggcggcgggggtgggggtgggggtgggggtggaggAGAGGTGCAGGGCGATGATGGAGGTGGTGAAGAAGGACGCGGTCGGGGGGAAGTGGAGGGTGTCGAAGCTGGTGGTGGAGCACAACCacgaggtggaggtggcgccgtgcggggagggggagggggaggtggcCGCGGCGGTGCCGGTGATGGGGATGGAGTTCGAATCCGTGCACGCCGCCAAGGGGTTCTACTACGGATACGGCGAGAGGGTGGGGTTCAAGGCGCGCACGGGCTCCAATCGCCGATCGGTTGGTAATGGCGTCATGATCATGCAGAGGTTCCTCTGCTCCAGAGGAAATTACGCCAATCGGAGGAACAAGGCAAATGGTTTGGATGAGTTGAAAGAGGAGGAGGTGCAGGATGGTGCTGCAGGCAAGAGGAAGAGGGGCGCCAATAATAAGAGGAATCCCAACCCTGTGAAAAATAACTCAGAGGTGATCGAAGTGGAGAGCTCTGCGGAGAAGGGTGTCGGGACAGCAGTCCCAAATAACGGGCAAGAGGCGCGCAAGATGAGGGGTTCTAAGAGGGGTAGGACTAAAAAGGATGTTACAGAGAAGGATGAGAAGCCTGTTGTCGAATTGGAGGCCGAAAAGGAGGACGAGGTGGTGGCGCAAGATGGTGATGATGTTGAGGAGCAgaaaggggaaggggaggaggaaatgGAAGAGGAGGTACAAGTGGAAGTGCaggaaaagagagggaggggaaggccGAGGAAAGCAGATGCCGAGGGCAATGCCCTGCAGGCACGTGTGCTGAGGGAACTCGGTTTGAGGGCATCACAGTACACTAatgaggagaggaagaagatagTTAGTAAGTACCTCTCAAAGCGACAGAGCAGACCTGTTTCGGCAAGGCCTGCCAAG ATCGCCTCACATCAAGCTTTGGCTGAAAGACGAAAACGTGGTGATGGAGGTAGATTTCTGTCAAGCGAAGGACTGACG CAACCTTCGGAAAGGCGCTCTAAACGTCTTGAAAAGCAAAATCTCAAAAAAGAAGATAAG GGTGAGAGTAAAGAAGATGAAATAATTGAAGGAGAACCAGATCCAGAAATGGAAGTAGTTGCTGGACCTGGAGGAGAACCAAAAGTTGGAATGGTTTTCCTGAATGAAGACAAGGCCTATGACTGCTATGTCACCTATGCTGGAACTGTGGGGTTCAGCGTCCGAAAAGGATGGTTGGAAAAAACAGCAACAAATACTACAAAATCTCGGGCATATGTCTGTTCTAAAGAGGGATTCCGCTCTAAAAGTGTCAGTACTGATCCCAAGAAGCCACGGCCAGAAACAAGAACTGGTTGTCTGGCACACATGACTATTAAAATCACTGTGAGTGGCAAATATGTAGTGACTGAGTATGTGGCTGATCATAATCATGATCTTGAAACTCCTTTGGTGGACATCCAGGTTCTGAGATCACATAAGTTATTAGCAAAGTTACAGCAGCCTCCAGATCCACCAAGAGTTGTTTTGATACCAAAtgattataaaaattatgtaaGGACAAGGCACACAAAAGATATGCAATTAGGTGATACCCAGGCAATTTATGAATATTTGCAGAGGAAGAAAGGTGAACATCCTTCTTTCTTTTATGCCATCCAAGTGGATGAAGATGACCAGTTGACAAATGTATTCTGGGCAGATGTTAAGTCGATTCTGGATTACCACTACTTTGGTGATGTACTGTGTGTTGACACAAGATATAGCACAAGTGATCATAGTAGGCCTCTATTGTTGTTTATTGGTGTTAACCATCATAAGCAGCCAGTCATATTTGGTGCAGCATTGGTTTATGATGAATCAGTTGAATCCTTCAAATGGTTGtttgaaactttcaaatctGCAATGAGTGGCAAGCAACCAAAAACAGTTATGATCGATCAATCTACAGCAATCAGTGAAGCAGTTGCTTCTGTTTGGCCAAGGACCACCCAGCGCTTTTCACTGATTCATTTATATAAAAATGCCACTAAGATATTAAGGGATGCCTTCCAAGCCTCGGAAACTTTTGCAGACGATTTTAGCATGTGGTTGTATGGCTatgaggaggagggggatttCTTGTCAAGCTGGGAAATCCTCTCAGATAAGTACAATCTAAAGGACAATGAGTGGCTAGGTAAATTGTATGCAGATAGAGAAAGATGGGCTTTACCTTATGGACGTGATTCATTCTGTGCAGATATTGCAGCCGCACTCCGAAGTGATAATAACACTGATGCTATACTGGCAGATCTTCTAAAGAAAGAAACGGATTTCCCATCCTTCTTTAACAATTATGACAAACTTTTGGAGAACAAACGCCTAGCTGAACAACAAGCTGACTACCTTGGGGTTCAAATGGCACAGAGAGTAGCACCTCTGCGGATGCTTTGGCAAGCTGCTAATGCATATACTCCTACACTTTTTGAGATGTTCAGGTTGGAATTTGAACTGACCTTGACTTGCATGGCTTATTGCTGTGGTGAGATTGGACCAATATCTGAGTATGAGGTAACTGTCAAAAACAGGCCCCGTGACCATTTTGTTAGATTTGACTCATCAGAATGTATGGTTGTTTGTAGCTGTAAGAAATTTGAATTCACAGGTATTCCATGTTGCCATGTACTGAAAGTTCTTGAGGTAAGAAATATTAAAGAACTTCCACCACACTACATTTTGAAAAGATGGAGAAAGGATGCTCAGAGTGAATCTCCGAGGGAGAACTATGGTTTTGAAGCTGTAGATGAAGATCCCAGGTTCTTGTTGTCTAAACGATACAGCATGTTGTATCGAACGTTCTACAAAATTGCAGCAAAAGCTGCCGAAAATATTGAAGCTTATACATACATGGAGAGCCAATGTGATCAGTTTATAGAGCAAGTTGAACTTCTATTGCAAGCAAAGTTACATGATAAATCTTCATTGAGCACTATACTGAAAGTTCAACAGCCAAATTTGTTTCCGAATGAAGCCAGCAACAGTGAAACTCGCAGAGTAAGTAGtaagaaaattaaaaatgtaGATACGCGTCGGCAGCAGCAAAGTCCTCTTCAATCAAATAAGAAGAAAAAGGGTAGACAAG GTCTACCGGAGCCTGAGGAGGCTGAAGTTCCGCTTAGGGTTGATCCTCCTACAATATCAAATGACATTCCAAATCATCTGAGAACTCCAACCAGTCAATTTCTTGCAACAAGCCATATAATGCAG GCACCGTATATTGCACAGCAATTCGGACTTAGCTCTCTTCAGGGATTTCCTGGCATATCACCATTTGGGCAG GAACCAGCACCTGCTCCTCTCCAGCAACCTCATCTACAGCAACCACCCTTTCATAGCGGTCCACAAATCCCCCAG GCCCCACCTCCGGACATCCAGTCATTGCAGTTTCTTAGCAGCAATCCTCAACTGGGTCACCAAGCCACGGATCAAAGCCAGTACACCATTCCAGTCTGGGATTTCCTGTGA